One Thermodesulfobacteriota bacterium DNA segment encodes these proteins:
- a CDS encoding M23 family metallopeptidase, with amino-acid sequence MASAGENVTIVWRSRTTGARSRLSLSRRAVLFFGGACLAAAACAAVLGAVTVRLYRDNGVLYARLADGEEVARRLAAAETEMAAARQALAQVRAEEARIRQWLGLEDEETATREAEAPERAEGGQGSLGDVDLEAVSPEDLAGAGAAEGALEASLGLAARSLALDLADLSTRLHERKRHWDAIPALAPVEGEHWVSSAFGWRKSPFTGKREFHSGVDLAGARGLPVVAAADGLVIRAVSDAALGKAVTLDHGNGIETLYGHLDRLSVKEGERVRRGQKIGKLGSTGKRSTGPHLHYAVRVDGKYVNPKNFLSERGTFPYPVANR; translated from the coding sequence ATGGCATCGGCTGGCGAGAACGTGACCATCGTGTGGCGCAGCCGGACCACCGGGGCGCGAAGCCGCCTCTCCTTGTCTCGACGCGCCGTCCTCTTCTTCGGCGGCGCGTGTCTGGCGGCGGCGGCTTGCGCCGCCGTGCTGGGGGCGGTGACGGTGCGGCTCTACCGGGACAACGGGGTGCTCTATGCACGCCTGGCCGACGGCGAGGAGGTCGCCCGCCGGCTGGCCGCAGCCGAGACCGAGATGGCTGCGGCCCGGCAGGCCCTGGCCCAGGTGCGCGCCGAGGAGGCCCGGATTCGCCAGTGGCTCGGCCTCGAGGATGAGGAGACGGCCACGCGGGAGGCGGAAGCCCCGGAACGGGCCGAAGGGGGTCAAGGAAGCCTGGGGGACGTGGACCTGGAGGCGGTCTCGCCCGAGGACCTGGCGGGGGCCGGCGCTGCCGAAGGCGCTCTCGAGGCGAGTCTGGGGCTTGCCGCCCGCTCCCTGGCCCTGGACCTGGCGGATCTGAGCACCCGCCTCCACGAGCGCAAGCGCCACTGGGACGCGATCCCTGCCCTGGCCCCGGTGGAGGGGGAGCACTGGGTGAGCTCGGCCTTCGGGTGGCGAAAGAGCCCCTTTACGGGGAAACGGGAGTTCCACTCGGGCGTGGACCTGGCCGGAGCCCGGGGCCTGCCCGTGGTGGCGGCCGCCGACGGCCTGGTGATCCGGGCGGTGAGCGACGCGGCCCTAGGCAAGGCCGTGACCCTGGACCACGGCAACGGCATCGAGACCCTGTACGGCCACCTGGACCGGCTTTCCGTGAAGGAGGGGGAGCGGGTCCGCCGGGGGCAGAAGATCGGCAAGCTCGGGAGCACCGGAAAGCGCTCCACCGGACCCCACCTCCACTACGCCGTGCGGGTCGACGGGAAGTACGTGAACCCGAAGAACTTCCTCTCGGAGCGGGGCACCTTCCCCTACCCCGTGGCCAACCGCTAG
- the moaA gene encoding GTP 3',8-cyclase MoaA: MSGPALRDGFRRTIDYLRLSVTDRCNLRCIYCMPAAGVHPLDHTEILSYEEMLRIVRIAVGEGIRKVRVTGGEPLVRKGIVEFVGDLSRVAGLQDLSLTTNGLLLEEMAPHLRRAGLRRVNVSLDTLRPEVFERITRRPGLARVLAGIAAARREGLSPVKVNVVALRGVNDGEILDFAAFAEEGGYEVRFIEFMPAEKDAWDETRLVPAAEILDTLRSRYPLVPLLAEKLSGPCRVFQLPRGGRVGVISPLSDHFCGGCNRLRLTATGSLRGCLFSREETDLRALLRSGAGDAELAAVLREVVARKPRGHSLREEPAHGSGIAMSRIGG; the protein is encoded by the coding sequence ATGAGCGGCCCCGCGCTGCGCGACGGGTTTCGCCGCACCATCGACTACCTGCGCCTGTCGGTGACCGACCGGTGCAACCTGCGGTGCATCTACTGCATGCCCGCCGCCGGGGTCCACCCCCTGGACCACACGGAGATCCTCTCCTACGAGGAGATGCTGCGCATCGTGCGGATCGCCGTGGGGGAGGGAATCCGCAAGGTGCGGGTCACGGGGGGCGAGCCCCTCGTGCGCAAGGGCATCGTCGAGTTCGTGGGAGATCTCTCCCGGGTGGCGGGGCTCCAGGACCTCTCCCTCACCACCAACGGCCTGCTCCTGGAGGAGATGGCCCCACACCTGCGCCGGGCGGGCCTGCGCCGGGTCAATGTGAGCCTCGACACCCTGCGCCCTGAGGTCTTCGAGCGCATCACCCGCCGCCCGGGGCTGGCCCGGGTACTGGCCGGCATCGCGGCGGCGCGGCGCGAGGGACTCTCCCCCGTCAAGGTCAACGTGGTGGCCCTGCGGGGGGTGAACGACGGAGAGATCCTCGACTTCGCGGCCTTCGCCGAGGAGGGCGGGTACGAGGTGCGGTTCATCGAGTTCATGCCCGCAGAAAAGGACGCCTGGGACGAGACCCGCCTGGTGCCCGCCGCAGAGATCCTCGACACCCTGCGCTCCCGCTACCCCCTGGTCCCGCTGCTGGCGGAAAAGCTCTCGGGCCCCTGCCGCGTGTTCCAACTCCCCCGGGGAGGGCGGGTGGGGGTCATCAGCCCCCTGAGCGACCACTTCTGCGGGGGGTGCAACCGCCTGCGCCTCACCGCCACGGGGAGCCTTCGGGGATGCCTGTTCTCACGGGAGGAGACGGACTTGCGCGCCCTGCTGCGGTCCGGCGCGGGGGACGCCGAGCTCGCGGCGGTGCTGCGGGAGGTGGTGGCCCGAAAGCCCCGGGGCCACAGCCTCCGGGAAGAGCCCGCCCACGGCTCCGGGATCGCCATGAGCCGCATCGGGGGCTAG
- a CDS encoding PBP1A family penicillin-binding protein produces MRIVARLGLALAVLGAVAAGLIAWAFRDALSDLPDIASLRAYRPPLVTTVWSRDGVLMAEFAEERRKVVAVDSLPPHVVQAFLAAEDSKFFVHEGLDWRGIVRAAWTNFRQGRVVQGGSTITQQVAKSLLLSPERSYRRKLREAVLALRIEQNLTKPEILHLYLNQIYLGQGAYGVESAAEVYFGIPARKLSLAQVALLAGLPQAPSRYNPFQRPELALERRRYVLTRLTEEGLVSPAEAEAAHAEPLAVAGVRNPYATFSPHYAEQVRRLLEARYGAASLQRDGLRVISAMDSRLQAAAKQALRKGLEELDRSQGYRGPLGRIEPPELGPFASGETPAAPARVRALVRRVDAGGAVVIVGGTELPLPVAGLAWALPKGRTPPDVLRPGDVLLCDLEAAPDGKTVASLVQEPELEGALICLDPRTGEVLACVGGYDFSRSQFNRAVQAQRQPGSSIKPLIYAAAVEKGYTPATLIYDAPIVYASPDLEDKWKPRNFSEEFYGATLLRDALVQSRNVVTVKVLRDIGVPYGVSFVQRLGIRSPISADLSLALGASTVTPLELAEVYGAFATGGVRRDAAFLLRIEDRDGVPLESFVPLEGERVLRPETAYVLTHMMQAVIQEGTGRRARGLGRPAAGKTGTTNDNRDAWFVGYTPDLVTAVWLGYDDSRSLGSGETGGRAAAPVWLDFMRAAVQGRPAAEFPVPEGVEFARVDAQTGYLAGPAGSKTFTAAFLRGSAPGPAPRGELSPASSATLDPTDPQALDALR; encoded by the coding sequence ATGCGCATCGTGGCCCGCCTGGGCCTGGCCCTGGCCGTCCTGGGGGCCGTGGCGGCGGGGCTCATCGCATGGGCCTTTCGCGACGCCCTCTCCGACCTGCCCGACATCGCCTCGCTCCGCGCGTACCGCCCCCCGCTGGTCACCACGGTCTGGAGCCGCGACGGCGTGCTCATGGCCGAGTTCGCCGAGGAACGCCGCAAGGTCGTGGCGGTGGACTCCCTGCCCCCACACGTGGTGCAGGCCTTCCTCGCCGCCGAGGACAGCAAGTTCTTCGTCCACGAGGGCCTCGACTGGAGAGGCATCGTCCGGGCCGCCTGGACCAATTTTCGCCAGGGAAGAGTCGTCCAGGGCGGGAGCACCATCACCCAGCAGGTGGCCAAGTCGCTGCTCCTGAGCCCCGAGCGCAGTTACCGCCGCAAGCTGCGCGAGGCCGTTCTCGCACTGCGCATCGAGCAAAACCTCACCAAACCCGAGATTCTCCATCTATACCTGAACCAGATCTACCTCGGCCAGGGGGCTTACGGCGTGGAGTCCGCCGCCGAGGTCTATTTCGGCATCCCGGCCCGAAAGTTGAGCCTGGCCCAGGTGGCCCTGCTCGCCGGGCTGCCCCAGGCACCCAGCCGCTACAACCCGTTCCAGCGCCCCGAGCTGGCCCTGGAGCGCCGCCGCTACGTGCTCACGCGCCTTACCGAGGAGGGCCTGGTCTCCCCCGCCGAGGCCGAGGCGGCCCATGCCGAGCCCCTCGCCGTCGCCGGAGTCCGCAACCCCTACGCCACCTTCAGCCCCCACTACGCGGAGCAGGTGCGGCGCCTCCTCGAGGCCCGTTACGGCGCCGCCTCCCTCCAGCGGGACGGCCTGCGCGTGATCTCTGCCATGGATTCACGCCTTCAGGCTGCCGCCAAGCAGGCCCTGCGCAAGGGGCTGGAGGAGCTCGACCGCTCCCAGGGGTACCGGGGGCCCCTGGGCCGCATCGAGCCCCCGGAGCTGGGGCCTTTCGCATCCGGGGAGACCCCCGCGGCACCGGCCCGCGTCCGGGCTCTGGTGCGCCGGGTGGACGCTGGCGGAGCGGTCGTGATCGTCGGGGGTACCGAGCTGCCCCTGCCGGTGGCGGGCCTGGCCTGGGCTCTCCCCAAGGGGCGCACCCCCCCGGATGTGCTGCGCCCCGGGGACGTGTTGCTGTGCGATCTGGAGGCCGCGCCCGACGGCAAGACGGTGGCGAGCCTGGTCCAGGAGCCCGAGCTCGAAGGGGCGCTGATCTGTCTCGATCCCCGCACCGGGGAGGTGCTGGCTTGCGTGGGAGGCTACGACTTCTCCCGGAGCCAGTTCAACCGGGCAGTCCAGGCCCAGCGCCAGCCCGGCTCTTCCATCAAGCCCCTGATCTACGCCGCCGCCGTAGAAAAGGGATACACGCCGGCCACGCTCATCTACGATGCTCCCATCGTGTACGCCTCCCCGGACCTGGAAGACAAGTGGAAGCCCCGCAACTTTTCGGAAGAGTTCTACGGGGCCACCCTCCTTCGGGACGCCCTGGTGCAGTCCCGCAACGTGGTGACGGTCAAGGTGCTGCGCGACATCGGGGTACCCTACGGCGTCTCCTTCGTCCAGCGCCTGGGCATCCGAAGCCCCATCAGCGCGGATCTCTCCCTGGCCCTCGGGGCTTCCACGGTCACTCCCCTGGAGCTCGCCGAGGTCTACGGAGCTTTTGCGACCGGCGGCGTGCGCCGCGACGCCGCCTTTCTCCTGCGGATAGAGGACCGGGACGGCGTCCCGTTGGAGTCTTTCGTCCCCCTCGAGGGGGAGCGGGTGCTGCGGCCGGAGACCGCCTACGTCCTCACCCACATGATGCAGGCGGTGATCCAGGAGGGCACCGGCCGGCGGGCCCGGGGGCTCGGCCGGCCCGCCGCGGGCAAGACCGGTACCACCAACGACAACCGGGACGCCTGGTTCGTCGGCTACACCCCGGACCTGGTGACCGCCGTGTGGCTCGGCTACGACGACAGCCGCAGCCTGGGCAGCGGCGAGACCGGCGGCCGGGCGGCCGCTCCCGTGTGGCTCGACTTCATGCGGGCGGCGGTCCAGGGCCGCCCCGCCGCCGAGTTCCCCGTCCCCGAGGGGGTGGAGTTCGCCCGGGTCGACGCGCAGACCGGATATCTGGCCGGGCCTGCGGGGTCCAAGACCTTTACGGCGGCCTTCCTGCGGGGCTCCGCCCCCGGCCCGGCGCCCCGGGGTGAGCTCTCGCCCGCCTCCAGCGCCACCCTCGATCCCACGGACCCCCAAGCCCTGGACGCCCTTCGATGA